The proteins below come from a single Chrysoperla carnea chromosome 1, inChrCarn1.1, whole genome shotgun sequence genomic window:
- the LOC123301972 gene encoding uncharacterized protein LOC123301972: MDGLHQNLNSNDLQGFQNRNPLICYVCQDYFNEPCILQCYHTFCTRCIRGQDIDGKLTCPLCGQQTQLREGNLPPADLLMQQLLELANNENPPCSNCDVRDRNNMYYCNTCGQALCNHCRENTHRAKMFSTHEVLHMSKCAKEPKKCPIHGEQYIMFSNAQKTMLCVNCFRDTAAEKRSFCIDIDTAYSQASKRLERAQGGINELQNSIREGLIMFKNLMDELRQNMDSEKHTINTFCQGMQEAIAKTHANMIMEVQRQYETKEKVFRNQLMTLGGVLPTLQLHCLLCTNFANTASKFQFLELVYLMFDRLNAVTQLSHPLRPIQSSTIRTNYRNEFAQSLEPWVGKAVLTAAEPVSSDVIYDSTTSKRGVEPNSGGAPTTSAAQQLFSHPSKKQQSMLKMKLLEEESPFSNHCRTFENQVKELCTQLTGVKERLESLHRDVTLIRRENLPPLSMRFECISRDCSLLDETLERHLNELDRLKLVFDTIWEEQLCRIHVEQEIFHSQISDIVMLRNELKRLSTIAQQLEPYISSTQQPGGGGGSTMGDEDMPDAASFTNHQQLQTLLEHIGLLQSENLQLKSECKLHPTGAPSASSDAITFGDTIPTREVPKSKGRATSSGDLTIGRKQMGIASIEAHSSEQKRNVISQLIDKVNRKKSPSDEFRGQQTCTNVTCIKEKERTRSTSSVQQPGQLTKEKSFVKSGQKTASAGIQQTTATIERLESHIKEKFHDMLNRRQSRIDDGIVTLPTCAKSQKSFQDDSQKYPKNIELQIDSSIQQDFANLVHRKISKNDLEKLALLSQTTKALESKKIGKSCDRLNELKSLKLAPSESSSPRQKYTHVRSKTPDNSQRYCSKTSDGNVQQQQGTVPHRSKPTDKVCESRASKMTSESEYQHISNATSSLKRDKGKYKQNRSTPSSPKGSSSSGTRKPKVYPYSDGEEEFYRRQQSGERTGHKQKMHMEHPCGSGGKKTSQHRTAYKQNSFESLSTLSLNSRRSSLENADKTLVLVIGTRNKTQSSSNKSLNKSSGSTPQQSQRSKSDKSPGRKGDKSDFSLKQRSWETFPPKKHRANGNRSYHYCQLMDANNEPPRKQPLERKESSSSGRKENEKFATITKSISVQKRNIDTKVSDEVMSLTTQQLTKNVNKKQSQRQQKMIAERGYYSEYELDFDTDNPDDGEMSDNIFGFENEMKLTIDRRSSKEHKINLPARDYPTKFSTFKGESTSYAKESKSENTGAALTTFKGPAVPSHLSTFKGEKTDIASSSGFKGDNINIQSHMSTFKGESSNNSPHFRKFQGYFKGESSQSLSSYDQRQTMAVPGDEGMKKADSFEGHEEAVRTLVAAVQETRTAAARKSK, from the exons ATGGATGGacttcatcaaaatttaaattcaaatgattTACAAGGTTTTCAAAATCGTAATCCATTAATTTGCTATGTTTGTCAAGATTATTTTAATGAGCCATGCATTTTACAATGTTATCATACGTTTTGTACACGATGTATACGTGGACAAGATATCGATGGGAAATTAACTTGTCCATTATGCGG ACAACAAACCCAATTACGAGAGGGTAATTTACCACCAGCTGATTTGTTAATGCAACAACTATTGGAGTTAGCTAACAATGAGAATCCACCCTGTTCCAATTGTGATGTACGTGATCGTAATAATATGTACTATTGTAACACTTGTG GCCAAGCATTATGCAATCATTGTCGTGAAAATACACATAGAGCGAAAATGTTTTCCACACATGAAGTATTACACATGTCAAAATGTGCTAAAGAACCGAAAAAATGTCCGATACATGGTGAACAATATATAATGTTTTCAAATGCACAAAAAACAATGTTATGTGTTAATTGTTTTCGTGATACGGCCGCAGAGAAACGATCATTTTGCATTGATATTGATACGGCGTACAGTCAAGCAAGCAAAAGATTGGAACGGGCACAAGGTGGAATTAATGAATTACAGAATTCAATTCGTGAAGGtcttattatgtttaaaaatcttATGGATGAATTACGCCAAAATATGGATTCGGAGAAGcatacaataaatacattttgtcaAGGAATGCAAGAAGCTATTGCTAAAACTCACGCTAATATGATTATGGAAGTTCAAAG aCAATATGAAACCAAAGAAAAAGTATTTCGGAATCAATTAATGACACTGGGAGGTGTTTTACCCACGCTACAACTACATTGTTTGCTTTGTACAAACTTTGCAAATACTGCAAgtaaatttcagtttttagaGTTAGTCTATTTAATGTTTGATCGACTTAATGCCGTTACTCAACTGTCGCATCCATTAAG GCCTATTCAATCAAGTACAATACGAACAAATTATCGAAATGAATTTGCCCAAAGTTTGGAACCATGGGTTGGAAAAGCAGTATTAACTGCCGCAGAACCAG TTTCGTCTGATGTTATATACGATTCGACGACAAGTAAACGTGGAGTTGAACCAAACAGTGGTGGGGCACCTACAACATCTGCAGCGCAACAGCTATTCTCGCATCCATCGAAGAAACAACAAAGcatgttaaaaatgaaattattagaaGAAGAATCGCCATTTTCTAATCACTGTCGGACATTTGAGAATCAAGTTAAa GAGCTTTGTACCCAACTAACTGGGGTAAAGGAACGTTTGGAGAGTCTGCATCGTGATGTAACATTGATAAGACGAGAAAATTTACCACCTTTATCAATGAG atttgaatGTATATCAAGAGACTGCTCGTTACTGGATGAAACATTAGAGCGACATTTAAATGAATTAGATCGTTTGAAACTTGTGTTCGATACAATTTGGGAGGAGCAATTATGTCGAATCCATGTTGAACAAGAAATATTTCATTCACAA atttcaGATATTGTTATGTTACGTAACGAATTAAAACGGTTAAGTACAATTGCTCAACAATTGGAACCATATATATCATCAACTCAACAACCTGGTGGAGGAGGAGGTAGTACAATGGGTGATGAAGACATGCCTGATGCAGCATCATTTACGAATCATCAACAATTACAAACGTTGCTGGAACACATTGGGTTACTTCAATctgaaaa ttTACAATTAAAGTCCGAATGTAAATTACATCCAACGGGTGCACCATCGGCATCCAGTGATGCAATTACATTTGGTGATACAATTCCAACACGAGAAGTTCCAAAAAGCAAGGGACGTGCCACAAGTAGTGGAGATTTAACGATAGGGAGAAAACAAATGGGTATTGCATCAATAGAAGCACATTCTAGCGAACAA aaacGTAATGTAATCTCACAATTAATTGATAAAGTAAATCGTAAAAAATCTCCAAGTGATGAATTCCGAGGTCAACAAACTTGTACAAATGTTACTTGTATAAAAGAAAAGGAGCGTACACGATCAACCTCGAGTGTGCAACAGCCGGGTCAATTAACAAAAGAGAAAAGTTTTGTTAAATCAg gtCAAAAAACAGCATCTGCTGGTATACAACAAACTACTGCCACTATTGAACGATTAGAGTCTcatatcaaagaaaaatttcacgATATGTTAAATCGACGACAATCACGTATAGACGATGGTATCGTAACATTACCAACTTGTGCCAAATctcaa aaaagctTTCAAGATGATTCACAAAAATATCCGAAAAATATCGAACTACAAATAGATAGCTCAATTCAACAAGATTTTGCTAATTTAGTACAtcgtaaaatttccaaaaacgaTTTGGAAAAATTGGCATTGTTAAGTCAAACAACAAAAGCTTTAGAATCAAAGAAAATTGGTAAGAGCTGTGATCGTTTGAATGAATTGAAATCATTAAAACTTGCACCGTCTGAATCATCATCTCCCCGTCAAAAGTATACGCATGTACGATCAAAAACACCAGATAATTCCCAGCGATATTGCTCTAAAACATCTGACGGCAATGTACAACAACAACAAGGAACAGTTCCTCAtcg ttCAAAACCAACAGATAAAGTATGTGAAAGTCGTGCTTCAAAAATGACATCAGAATCAGAATATCAACATATTTCAAACGCAACATCATCTTTAAAACGGGATAAgggaaaatataaacaaaatcgttCGACACCAAGTTCACCAAAAGGAAGTAGCAGCAGTGGTACTAGAAAACCAAAAGTGTATCCATATTCTGATGGCGAAGAGGAATTTTACCGTCGGCAACAGTCTGGTGAACGAACAggtcataaacaaaaaatgcataTGG AGCATCCTTGTGGTTCTGGTGGAAAGAAAACATCACAACATCGTACCGCatacaaacaaaattcatttgaatCACTAAGCACGTTGAGTTTAAATTCAAGGCGTAGCAGTCTCGAAAATGCTGATAAAACATTAGTTTTGGTAATTGGAACTCGGAATAAAACTCAAAGTAGCTCAAATAAATCACTAAATAAAAGCTCAGGATCAACGCCACAACAATCACAACGTTCAAAATCAGATAAAAGTCCTGGTCGTAAAGGCGATAAGAgtgatttttctttaaaacaaagGTCTTGGGAAACTTTCCCACCGAAGAAACATCGTGCTAATGGCAATCGTAGTTATCATTACTGTCAATTAATGGATGCCAATAACGAGCCGCCAAGAAAACAACCACTTGAACGAAAAGAATCATCATCAAGCGGTCGCAAAGAGAATGAAAAATTTGCAACTATTACAAAATCAATAAGTGTACAAAAACGAAACATTGATACTAAAGTGTCTGATGAAGTCATGTCATTAACAACGCAACAATTGACTAAGAATGTAAATAAGAAACAAAGTCAACGACAACAGAAAATGATTGCCGAACGTGGATATTATTCAGAATATGAATTAGATTTTGATACGGATAATCCAGACGATGGAGAAATGAGTGATAACATTTTTGGTTTTgagaatgaaatgaaattaacaaTTGATCGTCGAAGTAGTaaagaacataaaattaatttacctgCAAGAGATTATCCAACAAAGTTTTCTACATTCAAAGGTGAAAGTACTTCATATGCAAAAGAATCCAAGTCAGAAAATACCGGAGCTGCTTTAACCACATTTAAAGGACCTGCTGTACCATCACATTTAAGTACATTCAAAGGCGAAAAAACAGATATAGCATCGTCGAGCGGTTTTAAAggtgataatataaatatacaaagtcATATGAGTACATTTAAAGGTGAGTCATCGAATAATTCACCACACTTTCGGAAATTTCAAGGGTATTTTAAAGGTGAAAGTTCGCAAAGTTTATCGTCGTATGATCAACGTCAAACAATGGCTGTGCCAGGTGATGAAGGTATGAAGAAAGCAGATAGTTTTGAAGGACATGAGGAAGCTGTTCGTACATTAGTCGCTGCCGTACAAGAAACTCGAACAGCTGCGGCTAGAAAATCCAAGTAA